Proteins co-encoded in one Pelodiscus sinensis isolate JC-2024 chromosome 9, ASM4963464v1, whole genome shotgun sequence genomic window:
- the LOC102459727 gene encoding dimethylaniline monooxygenase [N-oxide-forming] 4 isoform X1 → MVRSVAIVGAGSSGLCAIKCCLEEGLEPTCFEQSDDIGGLWRFTEAGRISVYRSVITNTSKEMMCFSDFPFPEDYPNYMTHARLLEYFRLYADNFDLLRHIRFQTTVRSVRKQPDFSTTGQWTVVTETGGRTESAIFDAVLVCSGHYAEPHLPLESFPGIETRFQGQYLHSWEYKDPARFRGKRVLVLGVGNSGGDIAVEISRVAAQVFLSTRSGTWVISRISDHGFPLDMMLTTRFHACLEGLFPSAIMGRLKLKKFNTWFDHANYGLIPQKSPILSLIVNDELPSCILCGAVVVKPDVEAFTESAAIFEDGTMEENIDVVVFATGYTFSFPFLEESVRDACRSKYTLYKAVFPPPLEKPTLAVLGLIELTGSIMAGTELQARWATSVFKGLNPLPPAGQLVAEVAKKQQLLIKQGLAHKESKIKMSYLGYMDEIASCVGVKPNVLLLFLTDPKLAWEVFFGPCTPCQYRLTGRGQWAGARNTILTQWHRALKPLRTRVVDDSSNRSSVFRWLTVLGLPVLLCAGLVLCDKVGLGAIPRWKMGFMKGGFQAAFVGSKLCR, encoded by the exons ATGGTCCGGAGCGTGGCGATCGTCGGCGCGGGCTCCAGCGGGCTGTGCGCCATCAAGTGCTGtctggaggaggggctggagcccacCTGCTTCGAGCAAAGTGACGACATCGGCGGCCTCTGGAGGTTCACG GAAGCCGGGAGGATCAGCGTCTACCGATCTGTGATCACCAACACCTCCAAGGAGATGATGTGCTTCAGCGACTTCCCCTTCCCGGAGGATTACCCCAACTACATGACCCACGCCAGGCTCCTGGAGTATTTCAGGCTGTATGCCGACAACTTTGACCTTCTCCGGCACATCCGCTTCCAG ACCACAGTACGTAGTGTCAGGAAACAGCCAGACTTCTCCACCACCGGCCAGTGGACCGTCGTCACCGAGACCGGTGGGCGGACCGAGTCGGCCATTTTTGACGCTGTTCTGGTGTGCAGTGGCCACTATGCAGAGCCCCATTTGCCGCTGGAGTCTTTCCCTG GTATAGAAACCCGCTTTCAAGGCCAGTACCTGCACAGCTGGGAGTACAAAGACCCCGCCCGTTTCCGCGGGAAGCGAGTCCTTGTGCTTGGCGTTGGGAACTCCGGAGGAGATATCGCCGTGGAGATCAGCCGGGTGGCTGCGCAG GTGTTCCTCAGCACCCGAAGTGGCACCTGGGTGATTAGTCGTATCTCAGACCATGGCTTCCCTCTTGACATGATGCTCACCACTCGTTTCCACGCCTGTCTCGAAGGGCTCTTCCCATCAGCCATCATGGGACGGCTAAAACTGAAGAAGTTCAACACATGGTTTGACCATGCGAATTACGGTTTGATTCCTCAGAAAAG CCCGATCCTGAGCTTAATCGTGAACGACGAGCTGCCCAGCTGCATCCTCTGCGGCGCCGTTGTGGTAAAACCGGACGTGGAGGCGTTCACGGAGAGCGCCGCCATCTTTGAAGACGGGACCATGGAAGAGAACATCGACGTGGTGGTCTTTGCCACCGGGTACaccttctcctttcctttcctggaGGAGTCTGTCCGCGACGCTTGCAGGAGCAAGTACACCCTTTACAAAGCCGTCTTCCCGCCCCCGCTGGAGAAACCGACGCTGGCCGTCCTTGGCCTCATCGAGCTCACGGGCTCCATCATGGCCGGGACGGAACTCCAGGCTCGCTGGGCCACAAGTGTCTTTAAAG GGCTCAATCCGCTCCCTCCTGCCGGCCAGCTGGTGGCTGAAGTTGCCAAGAAGCAGCAGCTTCTAATTAAACA GGGTCTTGCCCACAAGGAGAGCAAAATCAAGATGAGTTACCTTGGCTACATGGATGAAATCGCATCGTGTGTCGGTGTAAAACCCAATGTGCTGCTGCTATTCCTGACGGATCCCAAGCTGGCCTGGGAAGTTTTCTTTGGCCCATGTACCCCCTGCCAGTATCGCCTGACTGGACGAGGACAATGGGCTGGAGCCAGAAACACCATCCTGACCCAGTGGCACCGGGCCCTGAAGCCCTTGAGAACTCGAGTCGTAGATGATTCTTCCAACCGCTCTTCCGTTTTCCGCTGGCTTACCGTTCTTGGCCTGCCTGTACTCCTTTGTGCTGGTTTAGTTCTATGTGACAAAGTAGGTTTAGGGGCTATTCCCAGGTGGAAAATGGGCTTTATGAAAGGAGGCTTCCAAGCAGCTTTTGTAGGTTCTAAGCTCTGCCGCTAG
- the LOC102459727 gene encoding dimethylaniline monooxygenase [N-oxide-forming] 4 isoform X2, giving the protein MMCFSDFPFPEDYPNYMTHARLLEYFRLYADNFDLLRHIRFQTTVRSVRKQPDFSTTGQWTVVTETGGRTESAIFDAVLVCSGHYAEPHLPLESFPGIETRFQGQYLHSWEYKDPARFRGKRVLVLGVGNSGGDIAVEISRVAAQVFLSTRSGTWVISRISDHGFPLDMMLTTRFHACLEGLFPSAIMGRLKLKKFNTWFDHANYGLIPQKSPILSLIVNDELPSCILCGAVVVKPDVEAFTESAAIFEDGTMEENIDVVVFATGYTFSFPFLEESVRDACRSKYTLYKAVFPPPLEKPTLAVLGLIELTGSIMAGTELQARWATSVFKGLNPLPPAGQLVAEVAKKQQLLIKQGLAHKESKIKMSYLGYMDEIASCVGVKPNVLLLFLTDPKLAWEVFFGPCTPCQYRLTGRGQWAGARNTILTQWHRALKPLRTRVVDDSSNRSSVFRWLTVLGLPVLLCAGLVLCDKVGLGAIPRWKMGFMKGGFQAAFVGSKLCR; this is encoded by the exons ATGATGTGCTTCAGCGACTTCCCCTTCCCGGAGGATTACCCCAACTACATGACCCACGCCAGGCTCCTGGAGTATTTCAGGCTGTATGCCGACAACTTTGACCTTCTCCGGCACATCCGCTTCCAG ACCACAGTACGTAGTGTCAGGAAACAGCCAGACTTCTCCACCACCGGCCAGTGGACCGTCGTCACCGAGACCGGTGGGCGGACCGAGTCGGCCATTTTTGACGCTGTTCTGGTGTGCAGTGGCCACTATGCAGAGCCCCATTTGCCGCTGGAGTCTTTCCCTG GTATAGAAACCCGCTTTCAAGGCCAGTACCTGCACAGCTGGGAGTACAAAGACCCCGCCCGTTTCCGCGGGAAGCGAGTCCTTGTGCTTGGCGTTGGGAACTCCGGAGGAGATATCGCCGTGGAGATCAGCCGGGTGGCTGCGCAG GTGTTCCTCAGCACCCGAAGTGGCACCTGGGTGATTAGTCGTATCTCAGACCATGGCTTCCCTCTTGACATGATGCTCACCACTCGTTTCCACGCCTGTCTCGAAGGGCTCTTCCCATCAGCCATCATGGGACGGCTAAAACTGAAGAAGTTCAACACATGGTTTGACCATGCGAATTACGGTTTGATTCCTCAGAAAAG CCCGATCCTGAGCTTAATCGTGAACGACGAGCTGCCCAGCTGCATCCTCTGCGGCGCCGTTGTGGTAAAACCGGACGTGGAGGCGTTCACGGAGAGCGCCGCCATCTTTGAAGACGGGACCATGGAAGAGAACATCGACGTGGTGGTCTTTGCCACCGGGTACaccttctcctttcctttcctggaGGAGTCTGTCCGCGACGCTTGCAGGAGCAAGTACACCCTTTACAAAGCCGTCTTCCCGCCCCCGCTGGAGAAACCGACGCTGGCCGTCCTTGGCCTCATCGAGCTCACGGGCTCCATCATGGCCGGGACGGAACTCCAGGCTCGCTGGGCCACAAGTGTCTTTAAAG GGCTCAATCCGCTCCCTCCTGCCGGCCAGCTGGTGGCTGAAGTTGCCAAGAAGCAGCAGCTTCTAATTAAACA GGGTCTTGCCCACAAGGAGAGCAAAATCAAGATGAGTTACCTTGGCTACATGGATGAAATCGCATCGTGTGTCGGTGTAAAACCCAATGTGCTGCTGCTATTCCTGACGGATCCCAAGCTGGCCTGGGAAGTTTTCTTTGGCCCATGTACCCCCTGCCAGTATCGCCTGACTGGACGAGGACAATGGGCTGGAGCCAGAAACACCATCCTGACCCAGTGGCACCGGGCCCTGAAGCCCTTGAGAACTCGAGTCGTAGATGATTCTTCCAACCGCTCTTCCGTTTTCCGCTGGCTTACCGTTCTTGGCCTGCCTGTACTCCTTTGTGCTGGTTTAGTTCTATGTGACAAAGTAGGTTTAGGGGCTATTCCCAGGTGGAAAATGGGCTTTATGAAAGGAGGCTTCCAAGCAGCTTTTGTAGGTTCTAAGCTCTGCCGCTAG